The Bacillus sp. Bos-x628 genome segment AGTGGCAGTCTATGAACTAAATGCTGACGAAGTATATGTTATCGGACATCACGATTGCGGGATGAGTAAAATTGATAGCAAAACGCTTTTAGATAAAGCCATTGAGCGCGGTATTCCAGAAAAACGAATTGAAGTGTTAGAGTACTCAGGAATTGATTTTAAACAGTGGCTCAAAAGCTTTAGCTCAGTAGAAGAGAGTGTCAAGGACAGTGTGTCAGTTGTAAAAAATCACCCGCTTCTTCCAACTGATGTGCCTGTTCATGGGCTAGTGATTGATCCTGGCACAGGCAAGCTTGACTTAGTTGTAAACGGATATGAAGAATGAAACTAATTTACTTTTCCTTTTTTAGGCGGAACAGGGTCTACTCCGCCGGGATGGAGTGGATGGCATTTTAAGATCCGTTTCATTGTGAGCCAGCCGCCCTTTAAAGCGCCATGAGTTTTAATGGCCTCCAGACCATAGTTTGAGCAGGTTGGATAAAACCGGCAGCTAGGCGGTGTCATCGGAGAAATAAACTTTTGATAAAAACGGATGATGCCGATAAAAATTTGTTTCATGCTGATTCCTCCTTGTCTGTTCTTCACAGTATAAGAAAAAATGACAAGGAAGGAAAGTTTATAAACTAACCTCGTTGGAGAAATATGTTATAATATAGAAAATCGCAATTATAGGAGTGGTGATTAATGCCTTCAGTAGAAAGCTTTGAACTTGACCATAATGCAGTAAAAGCTCCATACGTTCGTCATTGCGGCGTTCATAAGGTTGGGTCAGATGGTGAAGTGAATAAATTTGATATACGTTTCTGTCAGCCGAATAAGCAAGCCATGAAACCTGATACCATTCATACATTAGAGCATTTACTTGCTTTTAACATCAGAACACATGCAGCGAAGTATGATCATTTTGATATTATTGATATTTCTCCTATGGGTTGTCAAACAGGCTATTACTTAGTGGTGAGCGGCGCTCCAACACCAAAAGAGATTGTTGAACTACTTGATGCAACATTTAAGGAAGCTGTTGAAGTAACAGAAATTCCTGCTGCGAACGAAGAGCAATGCGGTCAGGCGAAGCTTCATGACCTTGAAGGTGCAAAACGGATGATGCGTTTCTGGCTTTCTCAGGATCAAGAAGAGCTATTAAAAGTATTTGGATAACATGAGTGAACCGGACATTGTCCGGTTTTTTTAATGGGAATAGAACATATGGTGCCGAAATAGGGGATATTTGTTAAAATGGACATGTGAGTCAAAAAAAGGAGGGAACACGGATGCGAAAAATGGTGGGAATCATCCTTATGCTATTGTTGCTTAATGCATGTGGAAACTCCGCAGTGAGCAATGACAAAGGGGAAGTACCTAAAATGTTAGAAGTAAAACTAACGGGACCAGAGCAGGTTGAGAAAAATGAAAGCGTTACAGTAAAAGCAACTGTCACATATGGTCATACGCCTGTTGACGATGCAGATGATGTTCAGTTTGAAGTGTGGAGAGATGGCGACAAGGAAAAAAGCCAGATGATTCAGCCGAAGAAAGAGAGTCATGGCGTGTATAAATTACATACAAGCTTCAAACAAGAAGGTCTTTATATGATACAAGTCCACGTGACAGCTAAACAGCAACATCATATGCCGAAAACAAAAATCAATGTAGGTCAGGTTGAAAAAAACAGTCCATCTACTGAAGATGAGACAACTTCACATCATTGAAAGTGATTTTATTTTGGGTGAGGACGATGGTTTGGTTCGGATTCTTGAGGTGAATCGATTTTATGCTTATAATCATAAGCTTTCGATGTTGTCCACAGTGATAAAAATAAAACAATTGAGATAATGATAAAGCTGATAATCCCAAGTAACAGCATCTAACTCCCTCCTTATTTCCATATTAACATATATTTCATACAGGCAAAATAATATTTAACGGTAGGTTTCAGTATAATAAAAAAGGGGTATTCTCATACTAATCGTTCAACTACATAAGGAGGAATCAACATGTCAGAGAAATTATTAAACGTCGTCAACAAACAAGTAGCAGATTGGACTGTGCTTTATGTGAAGTTACATAACTATCATTGGTATGTCAAAGGAAAAGAATTCTTTACACTCCATGAAAAATTCG includes the following:
- the yidD gene encoding membrane protein insertion efficiency factor YidD — encoded protein: MKQIFIGIIRFYQKFISPMTPPSCRFYPTCSNYGLEAIKTHGALKGGWLTMKRILKCHPLHPGGVDPVPPKKGKVN
- a CDS encoding FixH family protein is translated as MRKMVGIILMLLLLNACGNSAVSNDKGEVPKMLEVKLTGPEQVEKNESVTVKATVTYGHTPVDDADDVQFEVWRDGDKEKSQMIQPKKESHGVYKLHTSFKQEGLYMIQVHVTAKQQHHMPKTKINVGQVEKNSPSTEDETTSHH
- a CDS encoding S-ribosylhomocysteine lyase encodes the protein MPSVESFELDHNAVKAPYVRHCGVHKVGSDGEVNKFDIRFCQPNKQAMKPDTIHTLEHLLAFNIRTHAAKYDHFDIIDISPMGCQTGYYLVVSGAPTPKEIVELLDATFKEAVEVTEIPAANEEQCGQAKLHDLEGAKRMMRFWLSQDQEELLKVFG
- a CDS encoding carbonic anhydrase yields the protein MKLLDEILEYNQQFIEEKKYEEFTTTKFPQKKAVILSCMDTRLVELLPRAMNMKNGDIKIVKSAGALVSHPFGSIMRSILVAVYELNADEVYVIGHHDCGMSKIDSKTLLDKAIERGIPEKRIEVLEYSGIDFKQWLKSFSSVEESVKDSVSVVKNHPLLPTDVPVHGLVIDPGTGKLDLVVNGYEE
- the ytzI gene encoding YtzI protein — encoded protein: MLLLGIISFIIISIVLFLSLWTTSKAYDYKHKIDSPQESEPNHRPHPK